A portion of the Streptomyces sp. NBC_01335 genome contains these proteins:
- a CDS encoding YbaB/EbfC family nucleoid-associated protein, with protein MSSGYQDQLRAVMGQLEERREQLLASRESIAARKVKTTSKDRMITVELGSQSEIKELKFNTEQYRSMAPAELSKVLVEVLEKARTQLREELLAEAAPMLDLGRQMRESMLGGSPLASLIGDVGRLWPETRPESALPADGSARPWSATTTEDDERDG; from the coding sequence ATGAGCTCCGGATACCAGGATCAGCTGCGAGCGGTGATGGGCCAGTTGGAGGAGCGGCGCGAGCAACTCCTCGCCTCGCGGGAGTCCATCGCCGCGCGGAAGGTGAAGACCACGTCCAAGGACCGGATGATCACGGTGGAGTTGGGCTCCCAGTCCGAGATCAAGGAGCTGAAGTTCAACACCGAGCAGTACCGGTCCATGGCGCCCGCCGAGTTGAGCAAGGTGCTCGTGGAGGTGCTGGAGAAGGCCCGTACCCAACTGCGTGAGGAGCTCCTCGCGGAGGCGGCGCCGATGCTGGACCTGGGGCGGCAGATGCGGGAGTCGATGCTCGGCGGCTCCCCGCTCGCCTCGCTCATCGGGGACGTCGGGCGCCTGTGGCCGGAGACGCGGCCCGAGTCCGCGCTCCCCGCGGACGGTTCCGCCCGCCCCTGGTCCGCCACCACCACCGAAGACGACGAACGGGACGGGTGA
- a CDS encoding S8 family serine peptidase, producing the protein MSGVLASVPPAGAADGTGAGAAGAADGAQFPQIPTVLDRPDGTGDSGGTGGTCVKPSRSVSTRTPWQQTTLALSESWQFASGAGVKVAVVDTGVDASGVPALRGRVTAGPDVVSGGRAGTDCVGHGTFAAGLIAAAPRSGTGFAGVAPGATIVAVRVTDRYGATTADRVADGITAAVSAGAGVVDVPIALGTTSPALTRAVASAVKKGALVVAPAYAAATDGTGSGQAGSPTAAPLPAAYPAALPGVLAVAAIGPGGAAELTVAPVTRPGLAAPGTSVLSVGPGGSGGFTGSGAAFASALVAGVAALVVEREPGLTPAQLTARLERTAYHAAADGQDPLVGWGTVQPVRAVSEVLPAGAPAESAAGAVRPPLRVPAPAARTAVHQAWVVAAGAALLIALTALAAVALPRARRRRAGTRA; encoded by the coding sequence GTGAGCGGCGTGCTCGCGTCGGTCCCCCCGGCCGGTGCGGCCGACGGTACGGGCGCGGGCGCGGCCGGTGCGGCCGACGGCGCGCAGTTCCCGCAGATCCCGACGGTGCTCGACCGCCCCGACGGTACGGGCGACAGCGGCGGTACGGGCGGCACCTGCGTGAAGCCGTCCAGGTCGGTGAGTACGCGTACGCCGTGGCAGCAGACCACCCTCGCGCTCTCCGAGTCCTGGCAGTTCGCCTCCGGCGCCGGGGTGAAGGTGGCCGTGGTCGACACCGGGGTCGACGCCTCCGGTGTGCCCGCCCTGCGCGGCCGGGTGACTGCGGGCCCGGACGTGGTCTCCGGCGGGAGGGCGGGGACCGACTGCGTCGGGCACGGTACGTTCGCGGCCGGGCTGATCGCGGCGGCGCCCCGGTCCGGCACGGGCTTCGCGGGTGTGGCGCCCGGCGCCACGATCGTGGCGGTACGGGTCACCGACCGGTACGGCGCCACCACCGCCGACCGTGTCGCCGACGGGATCACGGCGGCGGTCTCGGCCGGGGCCGGAGTGGTGGACGTGCCGATCGCGCTCGGCACCACGAGCCCCGCGCTGACCCGGGCGGTCGCCTCGGCCGTGAAGAAGGGCGCCCTGGTGGTGGCCCCCGCGTACGCCGCGGCCACCGACGGCACCGGGTCCGGCCAGGCCGGCTCGCCGACCGCGGCCCCGCTCCCGGCGGCGTACCCCGCCGCGCTGCCCGGGGTGCTGGCGGTGGCGGCGATCGGGCCGGGCGGCGCCGCCGAGCTCACCGTGGCGCCGGTCACCCGGCCCGGTCTGGCGGCGCCGGGCACCAGCGTGCTGAGCGTGGGGCCGGGCGGCTCCGGCGGGTTCACCGGTTCGGGCGCCGCGTTCGCATCGGCCCTGGTGGCCGGGGTGGCGGCCCTGGTCGTGGAGCGCGAACCCGGCCTGACTCCGGCCCAGTTGACCGCCCGCCTGGAGCGCACCGCGTACCACGCCGCCGCCGACGGCCAGGACCCGCTGGTCGGCTGGGGCACCGTGCAGCCGGTGCGCGCGGTGTCGGAGGTGCTGCCCGCCGGCGCTCCGGCCGAGTCGGCGGCAGGTGCCGTACGCCCGCCCCTGCGGGTTCCGGCCCCCGCCGCCCGTACCGCCGTGCACCAGGCGTGGGTGGTGGCGGCGGGGGCGGCGCTGCTGATCGCGCTGACGGCGCTGGCGGCGGTCGCCCTGCCGCGCGCCCGGCGCCGGAGGGCCGGCACCCGCGCCTGA
- the eccB gene encoding type VII secretion protein EccB: MQSRRDQVQAHMFLASRMSAAMLRAEPDAPDHPTGRNWRGAVGGLVLAVLIGVGVGIYGLVVPEGDGSWATAGAFVVVEDSSARYLYAGGALHPVLNQASAKLIAGDGMSTHTVSAADLSGTPHGDPFGIVGAPDALPGEGSFYGGSWSACAAPSSTGGADADAKGDAPAGALGLTVGTVAGARGLADGEGVLVASPSGGTQLLYGGRRFRLDAASGAADALSWPAEDAAAVDDALLDTLTAGPDIAVPPVSGRGRPGPKLDGATTRYGQLFTGPGGRRYLLREDGLVELTGLLYDLVRGDPKTQSQAYGGGAVAPGTVGAADLVAHRAPAATAAALAQGLPPTAPRLVAAAGRAVCATAEPRAGKAPAVSVALAPAASVASGAPAVQPGVRAGCLAADRVSVPAGKGVRVRAVSASGGGGSDYLVTDAGVLYPLPTGAAKTLGYDGVAQVGLPASWLELLPAGPALDAAELADGGIVRAATGPATPDGCAAVTAGAGAGDTGRDGRDGRGAPAGKPSGKP; this comes from the coding sequence ATGCAGTCGCGACGGGACCAGGTCCAGGCCCACATGTTCCTGGCCAGCAGGATGTCGGCCGCCATGCTCCGCGCCGAACCGGACGCCCCCGACCACCCCACCGGCCGCAACTGGCGCGGTGCCGTGGGCGGCCTGGTGCTCGCCGTCCTGATCGGTGTCGGCGTCGGCATCTACGGGCTCGTGGTGCCGGAGGGCGACGGTTCCTGGGCCACGGCGGGCGCGTTCGTCGTGGTGGAGGACTCCAGCGCCCGCTACCTGTACGCCGGGGGCGCGCTGCACCCGGTGCTCAACCAGGCGTCGGCGAAGCTGATCGCCGGGGACGGCATGTCGACCCACACGGTCTCCGCCGCCGACCTCTCCGGGACCCCGCACGGCGACCCGTTCGGGATCGTCGGCGCCCCCGACGCCCTGCCGGGGGAAGGCAGCTTCTACGGCGGCTCCTGGTCGGCCTGCGCGGCCCCGTCGTCCACCGGTGGAGCCGACGCCGACGCGAAGGGGGACGCCCCGGCCGGTGCCCTCGGGCTCACGGTCGGCACCGTCGCCGGTGCGCGCGGGCTGGCCGACGGCGAGGGCGTCCTCGTCGCGTCGCCCTCGGGCGGTACCCAACTCCTCTACGGCGGCCGCCGCTTCCGCCTCGACGCCGCGAGCGGCGCCGCCGACGCCCTGAGCTGGCCGGCCGAGGACGCCGCCGCCGTCGACGACGCGCTCCTCGACACCCTCACGGCGGGCCCCGACATCGCCGTACCGCCGGTGTCCGGCCGGGGCCGTCCCGGGCCGAAGCTCGACGGCGCCACCACCCGGTACGGACAGCTCTTCACCGGCCCCGGAGGCCGCCGCTACCTCCTGCGCGAGGACGGCCTGGTCGAGCTGACCGGCCTCCTCTACGACCTGGTGCGCGGCGACCCGAAGACCCAGTCCCAGGCGTACGGGGGCGGCGCGGTCGCCCCCGGTACGGTCGGCGCCGCCGATCTGGTCGCCCACCGCGCCCCGGCCGCCACCGCCGCCGCGCTCGCCCAGGGCCTGCCGCCCACCGCGCCCCGGCTGGTCGCCGCGGCGGGCCGGGCGGTGTGCGCCACGGCCGAACCGCGCGCCGGGAAGGCCCCGGCCGTCAGTGTGGCGCTCGCCCCGGCCGCCTCGGTGGCCTCGGGCGCCCCGGCGGTGCAGCCCGGGGTGCGCGCGGGCTGCCTCGCCGCCGACCGGGTGTCGGTGCCGGCGGGGAAGGGCGTGCGGGTGCGGGCCGTCTCCGCCTCGGGCGGCGGCGGCAGCGACTACCTGGTGACCGACGCCGGGGTGCTGTACCCGCTGCCGACGGGCGCGGCGAAGACCCTCGGCTACGACGGGGTGGCCCAGGTCGGACTGCCCGCCTCCTGGCTGGAGCTCCTGCCGGCCGGACCGGCGCTGGACGCCGCTGAACTCGCCGACGGCGGCATCGTGCGGGCCGCCACCGGCCCCGCGACGCCCGACGGGTGCGCGGCGGTGACCGCCGGGGCCGGGGCCGGGGACACCGGGAGGGACGGCAGGGACGGCAGGGGTGCGCCTGCGGGAAAGCCGTCCGGAAAGCCGTGA
- the eccCa gene encoding type VII secretion protein EccCa: MSTVTFRRPPRRPGPPPPQGELALQEPPPLPETQGAMGGIVTYFPMALSSMGMVLIFLKPESGGGSVLTYVAIGMMAMSAVAMLVSQFVRSASDRKRKLRGERRDYLRYLATSRRRVRKVVQDQRQAQTWRHPDPTALWTLARTDRLWERRTSHQDFAEIRIATGAQSLATPLAPLSTKPVEDLEPLSAHALRRFVRAYTSVPGMPVAVRLRTYAQIVLTPDGTGTSTGAGTGTAGAPRTGGTPAGPEHAAARETARAMVRALLGQLAVLHAPGEAAVVVVADGEARPAWEWVKWLPHAQHPVDRDAVGPVRLVAETVSELEQLLGEEFTGRPPFSPDAAPSRDEPYTVVVLDTGSVPADARVAGTGYRNTVVIDVRGVIERKAPRTVLRLRVTPDALHMAGTDHNGHDTESPVGKPDVLGPEAALALARSVARYRPGTGTQSAQPLETDMELTGLLGVLDLHGTDLDRLRERGAADRLRVPIGLGADGGSVLLDIKESAQGGMGPHGMLIGATGSGKSELLRTLVLALAMTHTSETLNFVLVDFKGGATFLGLDRLPHTSAVITNLADEAALVERMKDALHGELIRRQELLRRAGSYASALDYERARAGGADLAPLPTLFVVVDEFSELLAAHRDFMELFVMIGRLGRSLGVHLLLASQRLDEGRMHQLESHLSYRIGLRTFSAMESRSVLGVPDAYTLPSQPGSGLLKNDVGSLTRFKAAYVSGPYRRRARGAARQAVVAGQVTPFTAAWAAPRRLPAAVPDPVPEAETGTAPSLLDVALDRLREIGGPDAHPVWLPPLDTPVALASLLPPLTTTAARGFGAAPVTGSPAGPTLRVPIGVVDRPFDQRRDPLLADLSGAGGHVGVAGGPQSGKSTLLRTLVASLALTHTPREVQFHGLDFGGGTLTALAALPHVGTVTGRLDPERVRRTVAEVTALMARRERLFADHGVETMADYRRRRAAGEFADEPYGDVFLVVDGWGTVRQDFSELLPVFNQISARGLNFGVHLVVASTRWGEMSGALRDQLGTRFELRLGDPVDSMINMRAASGVPTVPGRGLTAERLHFLTALPRLDEPDGPGTGSGDAHPGHAEGFAALARSVAEAWQGPSAPPVRMLPLTLPATALPAPEGDLRVPLGVEDQRLETFWHDFEASPHLLVVGDAESGKTNLLALIARAVVARYGPDEARVMTVDLRRTLSESVPEAHRLGYAVSAEQAKKLVLGAAQGIAERVPGPEIGPERLARRDWWKGPRLFLVVDDHEMLGGGGLGAPSPFAPLFDHLVQSTELGLHLIVARSANGASRALSDPLLRKLLEVNTPTVMLSCQPSEGAFIGNVKPRLLPPGRGLYITRRGTQQVQTGLVETNPETNPEANEVAG; the protein is encoded by the coding sequence GTGAGCACCGTCACATTCCGCCGCCCGCCGAGGCGCCCCGGACCGCCGCCCCCGCAGGGCGAGCTGGCCCTCCAGGAACCGCCGCCGCTGCCGGAGACACAGGGCGCCATGGGCGGGATCGTCACCTACTTCCCGATGGCGCTCAGCTCCATGGGCATGGTGCTGATCTTCCTGAAGCCGGAGAGCGGCGGCGGCAGCGTCCTCACCTATGTCGCCATCGGCATGATGGCGATGTCCGCGGTCGCCATGCTGGTCAGCCAGTTCGTCCGCAGCGCGTCCGACCGCAAGCGGAAACTGCGCGGCGAACGCCGCGACTACCTGCGCTACCTCGCCACCAGCCGGCGCCGGGTCCGCAAGGTCGTCCAGGACCAGCGGCAGGCCCAGACCTGGCGCCATCCCGACCCGACGGCCCTGTGGACCCTGGCCCGCACCGACCGGCTCTGGGAACGCCGCACCTCCCACCAGGACTTCGCCGAGATCCGCATCGCGACCGGCGCCCAGTCCCTCGCCACCCCGCTCGCCCCGCTCTCCACCAAGCCCGTCGAGGACCTCGAACCGCTCTCCGCACACGCCCTGCGCCGCTTCGTACGCGCCTACACCAGCGTCCCCGGCATGCCGGTCGCGGTCCGGCTGCGCACGTACGCGCAGATCGTGCTCACCCCGGACGGCACGGGAACGAGTACGGGCGCGGGCACGGGTACGGCGGGTGCCCCCCGTACCGGCGGCACCCCGGCGGGGCCGGAGCACGCGGCCGCCCGGGAGACCGCGCGCGCCATGGTGCGCGCCCTGCTCGGACAGCTCGCCGTGCTGCACGCGCCCGGCGAGGCGGCCGTGGTCGTCGTCGCCGACGGCGAGGCCCGGCCCGCCTGGGAGTGGGTCAAGTGGCTGCCGCACGCCCAGCACCCGGTCGACCGGGACGCGGTCGGCCCCGTACGGCTGGTCGCCGAGACCGTCTCCGAGCTGGAGCAGCTCCTCGGCGAGGAGTTCACCGGCCGGCCCCCGTTCAGCCCGGACGCCGCGCCCAGCCGCGACGAGCCGTACACCGTGGTCGTGCTGGACACCGGCAGTGTGCCCGCCGACGCCCGGGTGGCCGGTACGGGCTACCGCAACACCGTCGTCATCGACGTGCGGGGCGTCATCGAGCGCAAGGCGCCGCGCACCGTGCTGCGGCTGCGGGTGACCCCGGACGCGCTGCACATGGCGGGGACCGACCACAACGGCCACGACACCGAGAGCCCCGTCGGCAAGCCCGACGTCCTCGGCCCCGAGGCCGCCCTGGCGCTCGCCCGGTCGGTGGCCCGGTACCGGCCCGGCACCGGCACGCAGAGCGCCCAGCCGCTGGAGACCGACATGGAGCTGACCGGCCTGCTCGGCGTCCTGGACCTGCACGGCACCGACCTGGACCGGCTCCGCGAGCGGGGCGCCGCCGACCGGCTGCGGGTACCGATCGGCCTCGGCGCCGACGGCGGGTCCGTCCTCCTCGACATCAAGGAGTCCGCGCAGGGCGGCATGGGCCCGCACGGCATGCTCATCGGCGCCACCGGCTCCGGCAAGTCCGAACTGCTGCGCACCCTCGTGCTCGCCCTCGCGATGACGCACACCTCCGAGACCCTCAACTTCGTCCTCGTCGACTTCAAGGGCGGCGCCACCTTCCTCGGACTCGACCGACTCCCGCACACCTCCGCCGTCATCACCAACCTCGCCGACGAAGCCGCCCTGGTGGAGCGGATGAAGGACGCCCTGCACGGTGAACTCATCCGCCGCCAGGAGCTGTTGCGCCGCGCCGGTTCGTACGCCTCGGCGCTCGACTACGAGCGCGCCCGGGCCGGCGGCGCCGACCTCGCGCCGCTGCCCACGCTCTTCGTCGTGGTGGACGAGTTCAGCGAACTGCTCGCCGCACACCGCGACTTCATGGAGCTCTTCGTGATGATCGGCCGGCTCGGCCGGTCACTCGGCGTGCACCTGCTGCTCGCCTCGCAGCGCCTCGACGAGGGCCGCATGCACCAGCTGGAGTCCCACCTCTCGTACCGCATCGGCCTGCGCACCTTCTCCGCCATGGAGTCCCGCAGCGTCCTCGGCGTCCCCGACGCGTACACCCTGCCCTCCCAGCCGGGCAGCGGGCTGCTCAAGAACGACGTCGGCAGCCTGACCCGCTTCAAGGCCGCCTACGTCTCCGGCCCGTACCGCCGCCGGGCACGCGGCGCCGCCCGGCAGGCCGTCGTCGCCGGTCAGGTCACCCCGTTCACCGCCGCCTGGGCGGCGCCCCGGCGCCTCCCGGCGGCCGTACCGGACCCCGTACCCGAGGCGGAGACGGGCACGGCGCCCTCGCTGCTCGACGTCGCCCTCGACCGGCTGCGCGAGATCGGCGGCCCGGACGCCCACCCGGTGTGGCTGCCGCCGCTGGACACCCCCGTCGCGCTGGCCTCGCTGCTCCCGCCGCTCACCACCACCGCCGCGCGCGGCTTCGGCGCCGCCCCGGTGACCGGCTCCCCGGCGGGCCCCACCCTGCGCGTCCCGATCGGCGTGGTCGACCGCCCCTTCGACCAGCGCCGCGACCCGCTCCTCGCGGACCTGTCGGGGGCGGGCGGCCACGTCGGCGTGGCGGGCGGCCCGCAGAGCGGCAAGAGCACCCTGCTGCGCACCCTGGTGGCCTCCCTCGCGCTCACCCACACCCCGCGCGAAGTCCAGTTCCACGGGCTGGACTTCGGCGGCGGCACGCTCACCGCGCTCGCCGCCCTGCCGCACGTCGGCACCGTCACCGGCCGCCTCGACCCCGAGCGGGTACGCCGCACGGTCGCCGAGGTCACCGCGCTGATGGCCCGCCGGGAGCGGCTCTTCGCCGACCACGGCGTGGAGACGATGGCCGACTACCGGCGCCGCCGGGCCGCCGGGGAGTTCGCCGACGAGCCGTACGGGGACGTGTTCCTGGTCGTCGACGGCTGGGGCACGGTCCGCCAGGACTTCTCCGAACTGCTCCCCGTCTTCAACCAGATCTCCGCGCGCGGCCTCAACTTCGGCGTCCACCTCGTCGTCGCCTCCACCCGCTGGGGCGAGATGAGCGGCGCCCTCCGCGACCAGCTCGGCACCCGCTTCGAGCTGCGGCTCGGGGACCCCGTCGACTCGATGATCAACATGCGGGCCGCGTCGGGCGTCCCCACCGTCCCGGGCCGCGGCCTCACCGCCGAACGGCTGCACTTCCTGACCGCGCTCCCCCGCCTCGACGAGCCCGACGGCCCCGGGACCGGCTCCGGCGACGCCCACCCGGGGCACGCGGAGGGCTTCGCCGCGCTCGCCCGGTCGGTGGCCGAGGCCTGGCAGGGACCGTCCGCCCCGCCGGTACGGATGCTGCCGCTCACCCTCCCCGCCACGGCGCTCCCCGCCCCCGAGGGCGACCTGCGGGTCCCGCTCGGCGTCGAGGACCAACGCCTGGAGACCTTCTGGCACGACTTCGAGGCCTCCCCGCACCTGCTGGTCGTCGGCGACGCGGAGTCCGGCAAGACCAACCTGCTCGCCCTGATCGCCCGCGCCGTCGTCGCCCGGTACGGCCCCGACGAGGCCCGGGTGATGACCGTCGACCTGCGGCGCACCCTCTCCGAATCCGTACCGGAGGCCCACCGCCTCGGCTACGCCGTCTCCGCCGAACAGGCGAAGAAGCTGGTCCTGGGCGCGGCCCAGGGCATCGCGGAGCGCGTCCCCGGACCCGAGATCGGCCCGGAGCGCCTGGCCAGGCGCGACTGGTGGAAGGGCCCCCGGCTCTTCCTCGTCGTGGACGACCACGAGATGCTGGGCGGCGGCGGGCTGGGCGCCCCGAGCCCCTTCGCACCGCTCTTCGACCACCTCGTCCAGTCCACCGAACTCGGCCTCCACCTGATCGTGGCCCGCAGCGCCAACGGCGCCTCCCGCGCCCTCTCCGACCCGCTGCTGCGCAAGCTGCTGGAGGTCAACACCCCGACGGTGATGCTCTCCTGCCAGCCCTCCGAAGGCGCGTTCATCGGCAACGTCAAGCCGAGGCTGCTGCCCCCGGGCCGGGGCCTGTACATCACCCGGCGCGGCACGCAGCAGGTGCAGACCGGACTGGTGGAGACGAACCCGGAGACCAACCCGGAGGCGAACGAGGTCGCGGGGTGA
- the eccD gene encoding type VII secretion integral membrane protein EccD, whose translation MSDTVVELCRLTVRAPGTVFELAVPVDVPVAELLPVFADLAGGGLHEEGLLHGGWSLQRLGGPPLDEEGTAHSLELRDGEVLHLRARDESLPEAAFDDLVDGVSESLRARSDSWDPALARVALLGGAVAALAAGFVALALPGSATVRGTVAACLAVLLILCAAAVSRAVGDAGGGGALGVTAVPYLALAAALIPEGGSPHAVLGARLLSAGAAGTGAAVLALAAVAACGPLFLGALCLALALGGGGVLVLAGLDLPEAAGVTGLVAVVLGGIAPNLASRLAGLRLPDLPNDAAQLQEGIEPHPTAAVALRAERADRLLTALLAAFALVTAASATAVLTGPGDGGDGWPAPVFALLLGVLLLLHARRIGNRWQRLAVVTAGGYVPLLVAFLAAAHGTLAVRLEVIAGLTVVAAVAAVSAWTVPGRRLVPYWGRAGDLVQTAAAVALVPLAVLIAGGYGYLRHLGG comes from the coding sequence TTGAGCGACACCGTCGTGGAGCTGTGCCGGCTGACCGTCAGGGCTCCCGGGACCGTCTTCGAGCTGGCCGTCCCGGTCGACGTGCCGGTGGCCGAACTGCTGCCGGTCTTCGCCGACCTCGCCGGTGGCGGCCTGCACGAGGAGGGCCTGCTGCACGGCGGCTGGTCCCTCCAGCGCCTCGGCGGCCCGCCCCTCGACGAGGAGGGCACCGCGCACTCGCTGGAGCTGCGCGACGGCGAGGTCCTCCATCTGCGCGCCCGCGACGAGTCCCTGCCCGAGGCGGCCTTCGACGACCTGGTCGACGGGGTGTCCGAGTCGCTGCGCGCCCGGTCCGACTCGTGGGACCCGGCGCTGGCGCGGGTGGCGCTGCTCGGCGGCGCCGTCGCCGCGCTGGCCGCCGGGTTCGTGGCGCTGGCACTCCCCGGGTCGGCCACGGTGCGCGGCACGGTCGCCGCCTGCCTCGCGGTGCTGCTGATCCTGTGCGCCGCCGCGGTGTCGCGGGCGGTCGGCGACGCGGGCGGTGGCGGGGCGCTGGGCGTGACCGCGGTGCCGTACCTCGCCCTGGCCGCCGCCCTGATCCCCGAGGGCGGCAGCCCGCACGCGGTGCTCGGCGCCCGGCTGCTGTCGGCCGGGGCCGCCGGTACCGGGGCGGCCGTGCTGGCGCTGGCGGCGGTGGCCGCCTGCGGGCCGCTCTTCCTCGGCGCGCTCTGCCTGGCGCTGGCGCTCGGAGGCGGCGGGGTGCTGGTGCTGGCCGGCCTCGACCTGCCGGAGGCGGCCGGGGTGACCGGGCTGGTCGCGGTGGTGCTCGGCGGGATCGCCCCGAACCTCGCCTCCCGGCTGGCCGGGTTGCGGCTGCCGGACCTGCCCAACGACGCGGCCCAGCTCCAGGAGGGCATCGAACCGCACCCGACGGCCGCCGTCGCCCTCCGGGCGGAGCGCGCCGACCGGCTGCTGACCGCGCTGCTGGCCGCGTTCGCCCTGGTGACCGCCGCGTCCGCGACGGCCGTGCTGACCGGCCCCGGGGACGGCGGCGACGGCTGGCCGGCGCCCGTGTTCGCCCTGCTCCTCGGGGTGTTGCTGCTGCTGCACGCGCGGCGCATCGGCAACCGGTGGCAGCGCCTCGCGGTGGTGACGGCCGGTGGATACGTCCCGCTGCTGGTCGCCTTCCTGGCCGCCGCGCACGGCACGCTCGCGGTCCGGCTGGAGGTGATCGCCGGGCTGACGGTGGTCGCCGCCGTGGCCGCCGTCTCCGCGTGGACCGTACCGGGCCGGCGCCTGGTGCCGTACTGGGGCCGGGCCGGCGACCTCGTCCAGACCGCCGCCGCCGTCGCCCTCGTCCCCCTGGCCGTGCTGATCGCCGGGGGCTACGGCTACCTGCGCCACCTCGGCGGCTGA